The following coding sequences are from one Capsicum annuum cultivar UCD-10X-F1 chromosome 3, UCD10Xv1.1, whole genome shotgun sequence window:
- the LOC107862449 gene encoding pentatricopeptide repeat-containing protein At1g74900, mitochondrial: MGFVNSEMLNLHQTLKAPLNPISLRHFATLPPPSQLPPDPTAISNFILQSNPESVSNSLNTLTEWTPHLVHTVLKRLWNHGPKALQFFNLLDHHRSYSHSSTAFDHAIDISARMRDYKTVWKLVARMQARRLGPSPKTFGIITERYVSAGKPDKAVNVFLSMHKHGCPQDLNSFNAFLDVLCKSKRAEMAYKLFKMFRSRFRADTISYNTLANGFCLIKRTPKAQEILKEMVERGLNPTITTYNIMLNGFFRAGQIKEAWEFFLEMKKRKCDIDVVTYTTVVHGFGVAGEVEKAQKLFNEMVGAGILPSVATYNALIQVMCKKDSVENAILVFNEMLRKGYLPNSTTYNAIIRGLCHVGKMDNAMEYMDKMKADGCEPNVQTYNVVIRYYCDEGDIEKGLRVFERMSTGDCLPNLDTYNILISAMFVRKKSDDLLVAGKLLTEMVDRGFLPRKFTFNRVLNGLLLTGNQDFAKEILRLVSKSGRLPCHFKL, translated from the coding sequence ATGGGATTCGTTAACAGTGAAATGTTGAATCTGCACCAAACCCTCAAAGCACCCCTAAATCCCATTTCGCTCCGTCACTTCGCCACTCTTCCGCCGCCGTCGCAGCTACCACCGGACCCCACAGCAATCTCCAACTTCATACTTCAATCCAACCCGGAATCAGTATCAAATTCCCTTAATACCCTCACAGAATGGACCCCACACCTTGTCCACACTGTACTAAAACGTCTATGGAACCATGGCCCGAAAGCCCTCCAATTTTTCAACCTCCTCGATCACCACCGTTCATATTCTCACTCATCTACAGCTTTTGATCACGCTATTGATATTTCTGCTCGTATGCGGGATTACAAGACTGTATGGAAGCTCGTGGCCCGAATGCAAGCCCGTAGACTCGGCCCGAGCCCGAAGACATTTGGGATTATAACTGAGAGGTATGTATCAGCTGGGAAACCTGATAAAGCTGTCAATGTTTTCCTTTCTATGCATAAACATGGTTGTCCTCAGGATTTGAATTCTTTCAATGCGTTTCTTGATGTTCTTTGCAAATCGAAACGGGCGGAAATGGCTTATAAGTTGTTCAAGATGTTTAGGAGTAGGTTTAGAGCTGATACGATTAGTTATAATACGCTTGCGAATGGGTTTTGTTTAATTAAGCGGACGCCGAAAGCACAAGAAATTTTGAAAGAAATGGTGGAGAGAGGTTTGAATCCGACTATAACGACGTATAACATAATGCTTAATGGGTTTTTTAGAGCAGGACAGATTAAGGAAGCTTGGGAGTTCTTTTTGGAGATGAAGAAGAGGAAATGCGATATTGATGTTGTGACTTACACTACTGTAGTTCACGGGTTTGGTGTTGCGGGTGAGGTAGAGAAGGCTCAAAAGTTGTTCAATGAGATGGTGGGTGCTGGTATACTTCCCTCGGTTGCAACTTATAATGCTCTGATTCAAgttatgtgtaagaaagatagtgTGGAAAATGCTATTTTAGTGTTCAATGAGATGTTGAGGAAAGGTTATTTGCCGAATTCAACAACTTATAATGCCATTATTAGGGGATTGTGCCATGTCGGGAAAATGGACAATGCTATGGAGTATATGGATAAGATGAAAGCAGATGGGTGTGAACCAAATGTTCAGACTTATAATGTTGTCATCCGTTACTATTGTGATGAAGGGGACATTGAGAAGGGCCTGAGAGTGTTTGAGAGGATGAGTACAGGAGAttgtttacctaatttggatacATACAATATCTTGATAAGTGCAATGTTTGTGAGGAAAAAATCAGATGATTTATTAGTGGCTGGGAAATTATTGACTGAAATGGTTGACAGAGGATTTCTTCCTCGAAAGTTTACCTTCAACCGGGTCCTAAATGGTCTTTTGCTAACTGGTAATCAAGATTTCGCAAAGGAGATTTTGAGGTTGGTAAGCAAATCTGGCCGCCTCCCCTGCCATTTTAAACTGTGA